TTTCATTTGGGAATAGAAACAAACGGAAAGCTAGTCCTACAATAATAGAGCCTAAAATAATATAAGAATAATCGATCGTGAGCTGCACCGCTTTACTTCTTGGAGCAGCATTTCGTTGTCTATGCTTATTGTTAACCATGTTGTCTCCTTCTTCATGTATATCAAACCCTATTTTGGATCATCTACATGATTCTTTCATTTACATAACCCTTCTTCTATTTCAATAATCACCTAAATCAATTTACATAGGCAATCCATAGATGATAGTCATTCAATTCAACCTTTCTAGTATAATCAATTCCGACCTTTAAAATCAATATCATTTTGCACACTACGGGGAGCCAATGTCGTAGCAAACAACAGAAATTTATTGAGGCGCGTAGGAGCCTAGTTTCTCTCTTCCTCTAACTAAGAATTTCACTATCGAAGCATTTTTTGGATCCCATCTACGGTCAATTCATCTTAAAAGGTTTTTTACATCTTATAGAACCTCTAGGACAATATTTGCACCTTAGAAGAGCTTTATGCATCTCCTCGAATCTCTAACGGTCATATCTGCTACTTAGAGGAGTTTTTTGGATCTCTAAACCTCTAACGGTCATATTTGCAGCTTAAAAGTGAATTCCGAACTAAATCATGAGATTTCCCATTCTAAGAGTCGAAAATATCCGTTAGAGATCAACTCAGATAAAAAAAGACCTCTAACGGTCAAAAATGTCCGTTAGAGGTAGTTTGTTGAACTGATATGGTGGGGAGCATCCCAGCACTTACTATTATCCTGCATTTACTATTATTGCAGCTGAATGCGTAGATACGCGTCAATAAACGGATCGAGTTCTCCGTCCATGACAGCGTTCACGTTTCCTACTTCCTTGTTTGTACGATGGTCCTTGACCATACTATACGGATGGAATACGTAGGAGCGAATTTGGCTCCCCCAAGCGATATCCTTCTGATCCCCTTTGATTTCGTTCAGCTGCTTCTGCTGTTCTTCTACCTGCTTTTCATACAGCCTTCCCATAAGGATTTTCATGGCTTTCTCACGGTTCTTGATTTGAGAACGCTCTGATTGACAGGTTACTACCACACCTGTAGGAATGTGAGTAATCCGTACAGCAGAGTCAGTCGTATTAACGTGCTGTCCACCTGCCCCGCTAGAGCGGTACGTATCAATCTTTAAATCATCAGGACGAATGTCAATATCAATATCATCATCTAGCTCTGGCACTACACTACAGGAAACGAAAGATGTGTGTCTACGACCTGAGGAATCAAACGGTGATATCCTCACCAGACGATGGACTCCTTTTTCCGCTTTTAGATAGCCATAGGCGTTATGACCTTTAATGAGCAGGGTAACACTTTTTACCCCTGCCTCGTCTCCTGGAAGATAGTCGAGGGTTTCAACCTTAAACCCTTTATCCTCAGACCAGCGTGTGTACATTCTCAGGAGCATTTCTGCCCAATCCTGAGATTCTGTCCCTCCTGCTCCCGGATGCAGCTCAAGAATGGCACTGTTTTTATCATGTGGTTCACTTAGCAATAGTTGTAGCTCAAATTCTTGAATGTCATTTTTAATTGACTTGACCGCCTGAGCCGCCTCTTCTAAGAGACTTTCATCTCCTTCTTCCTTCGCTAGCTCAAGCATGACAAGAACATCTTCATATTCTCCAGCCATTTTATTATAGCGGTCAACACTCGCTTTCAGTGCGTTAGATTCATTAATGGTCTTTTGAGCTGCTTCTTGATCATTCCAGAATTCAGGCTGAGCCATCACTTCCTCCAGCTCAGCAATACGTCTCTCCTTATTTTCTAAGTCAAAGAGACCCCCTAAATTCATTTAATCGCTGCTCAATCATCTGTAAATCCTGTTTTACATCGGGAAGTAACATCCTCATTCACCTCGTCTTAATTTTGCCCAAATACTATTTAATCGTTTTCGTATCTATTTGCCTATTCACTTTGTCTTTACTGTCTATCCATTCTGACCATATATTCATGTTTAATGATTTGTTTAATGGCTTGCTTTATTTAATTCTCTTTTATTTATTCCACTTAAGCATTCGTCTTAGCAGCTTACTTAATTTAGACCATGACACTGCTTATATTTCTTCCCGCTTCCGCATGGGCAAGGGTCATTTCTACCAACCTTCTCTTCCTTGCGCACAACAGGTTTCTTTTTCACATTATCCTTTTCGGATTGAACCGCTTCACCCTCGGCTACCTTTTGACGCTCAACGTTCTGGTTAATCTGAGCCTTCATGATGTACGTAGAGACTTCCTCTTCAATCGACTCAATCATTTGCTGGAACATCTCAAAGCCTTCGAATTGGTAGGCCTGCACAGGATTCGTTTGGCTATAGGCACGTAGGTGAATCCCTTGGCGTAGCTGATCCATGGAATCAATATGATCCATCCACTTAGAGTCTACAGCGCGAAGGAGAACCACTTTTTCAAACTCACGCATGATCTCTGAACCTACTTCTTGCTCACGCTCATCATAAAGTGCTTTCAGCTTATCATGGAACATCTCAAGGATTTCTTCCTGTTCCTTACCTTTAAGATCCTTCTCGGAAATGGTGCCCTCATGGAAAAACGTTCCGTTGGCATAATCCACAATCGCTTGTAGATCCCAATCCTCTTGCACTTCGCTTTCCGGTGTATGCAGAGTTACGATGCGTTCTGCTACACTTTTAACCATATTTTCTATCACTTCACGGAGATTTTCTCTTTCAAGCACCTCACGACGCTGCTTGTAAATAATCTCACGCTGCTGATTCATCACATCATCATACTGCAAGACCCAACGACGAGCGTCGAAGTTTTGACCCTCTACTCGCTTCTGTGCTTGCTCAACGGCACGAGTAATCATTTTACTTTCGATCGGCTGATCCTCTTCCATGCCTAAGCGATCCATCATGCCCATGATGTTCTCCGCTCCAAAACGACGCATCAGCTCATCCTCTAGAGACAAGTAGAATTGACTGGAACCAGGGTCCCCCTGACGCCCAGAACGTCCTCTCAGCTGATTATCAATACGACGAGACTCATGCCTTTCCGTACCAATAATATGCAGTCCACCAAGCTCCTTAACGCTTGCACCGAGCTCAATATCTGTACCACGACCGGCCATGTTCGTCGCAATGGTCACTCCGTCCTTTTGACCAGCCTGAGAAATAATCTCCGCTTCGCGCTCATGGTGCTTCGCGTTCAACACTTCATGCTTAATGCCACGCTTCTTCATTTCTGCTGCGAGTAGCTCAGAGTTCTCAATGGATACAGTACCCACTAGAACGGGCTGTCCTTTTTTATGACGCTCCACGATTTCGGTGACAACGGCATTGAACTTCGCTCTCTCCGTTTTGTAGACCACGTCTGGCATATCATTACGGATCATTTGCATATTCGTTGGGATAGCGTAGACGTCTAGACCGTAGATTTTACGGAACTCTTCTTCCTCTGTTTTCGCTGTACCTGTCATACCAGCCAGTTTGTCATACATACGGAAGTAGTTCTGAAAGGTAATCGTCGCAAGGGTCATGCTTTCACGCTGCACGACCAAGCCTTCCTTCGCTTCAATCGCTTGGTGAAGTCCATCACTGTAGCGTCTCCCTTGCATTAAGCGTCCTGTGAATTCATCAACGATAACAACCTCGCCGTTATCCACTACATAATCCACATCACG
This genomic stretch from Bacillus horti harbors:
- the prfB gene encoding peptide chain release factor 2 (programmed frameshift), producing the protein MLLPDVKQDLQMIEQRLNEFRGSLDLENKERRIAELEEVMAQPEFWNDQEAAQKTINESNALKASVDRYNKMAGEYEDVLVMLELAKEEGDESLLEEAAQAVKSIKNDIQEFELQLLLSEPHDKNSAILELHPGAGGTESQDWAEMLLRMYTRWSEDKGFKVETLDYLPGDEAGVKSVTLLIKGHNAYGYLKAEKGVHRLVRISPFDSSGRRHTSFVSCSVVPELDDDIDIDIRPDDLKIDTYRSSGAGGQHVNTTDSAVRITHIPTGVVVTCQSERSQIKNREKAMKILMGRLYEKQVEEQQKQLNEIKGDQKDIAWGSQIRSYVFHPYSMVKDHRTNKEVGNVNAVMDGELDPFIDAYLRIQLQ
- the secA gene encoding preprotein translocase subunit SecA, which gives rise to MFGLLKKLVGDPSERDLKKYQKIVDHINSLESGLSALSDTQLQAKTPEFKQRLEKGETLDDLLPEAFAVCREASKRVLKKRHYDVQLLGGIVLHKGQIAEMKTGEGKTLVATLPVYLNALTGKGVHVITVNQYLSERDCETMGELYRFLGLTVGQNAHGLSSDAKREAYAADVTHGTNNEFGFDYLRDNMVIYKEQMVQRPLNFCIVDEVDSILIDEARTPLIISGQGQKSTQLYQPAARFASQLREETDYTIDVKARNVMLTEEGVAKAERFFNIENIYDHAHVTLNHHVTQALKAKVIMKRDVDYVVDNGEVVIVDEFTGRLMQGRRYSDGLHQAIEAKEGLVVQRESMTLATITFQNYFRMYDKLAGMTGTAKTEEEEFRKIYGLDVYAIPTNMQMIRNDMPDVVYKTERAKFNAVVTEIVERHKKGQPVLVGTVSIENSELLAAEMKKRGIKHEVLNAKHHEREAEIISQAGQKDGVTIATNMAGRGTDIELGASVKELGGLHIIGTERHESRRIDNQLRGRSGRQGDPGSSQFYLSLEDELMRRFGAENIMGMMDRLGMEEDQPIESKMITRAVEQAQKRVEGQNFDARRWVLQYDDVMNQQREIIYKQRREVLERENLREVIENMVKSVAERIVTLHTPESEVQEDWDLQAIVDYANGTFFHEGTISEKDLKGKEQEEILEMFHDKLKALYDEREQEVGSEIMREFEKVVLLRAVDSKWMDHIDSMDQLRQGIHLRAYSQTNPVQAYQFEGFEMFQQMIESIEEEVSTYIMKAQINQNVERQKVAEGEAVQSEKDNVKKKPVVRKEEKVGRNDPCPCGSGKKYKQCHGLN